Part of the Desulfobacterales bacterium genome, CCAGATGGTTTTGAGCGGTTTACCCCAGGCGTTGGTGTAATCATATTTGCCTCGACCGCGGGTTTTTCCCACACAAGTCCAGTTGGCGGCCTTGTAGCAGGTGCCGTTAAATCGGGGCGTTTCAACAAATGTCTCAAGCAGCAGCGGGCGGTAATGGTAACGCTCTTGCCACAGATCGGGAAGCGCGCGCGCTGCCGTTGACAGGATGCGGGATGCCAGGTTTTTGCCATGGACCCAGGGTAAAATTAAAAAACGGCTGTTATCCACGACGCGATGAAGATGGGCTCTTCGCGCAGAATCGCTCCAGCCGATAAAGCTATCCCGGGGAGCCACCCGCCATGCGGCGGCGGAAAAACCCAATAAGGCAAGGAGTTGATCTCCCGCGCGGACAAAGAAGCGCATCTGAGCCCCTCCCATGCGACAGTAGCCCAGATAATGATAGCGATCAATCAACTCGTTCCAAAAAGAGGTGCTCTTCCGGTTGACCGGTTCAAGAAAAAGCGATAGCGCGCCTGCGTCAAAATGGATATCGGAGCCGGGTTCTCCCCGCGGCGTACGGTTAACGGCTTTCACCGGGTTCGGCTTTTTTCGCGGCACCGGCAGAGGGATCAGCCCGTTTCGCTCCAAACGCAGCATCGCTACCCGGCAGCTCATCTCTTTTAGTCCTCCGTCGGGTTTATACCAGTGCCTGTAACGGCAAAACTCCCGGGATAAATCGATCCGGGTCAATTCCGGCCGGCTTATAACCTGATGGACAATCCAGTCAATTTCCGGCTGGCTGAAATTCCGGCCACAAATTTGCATTTCGGATTCCTTTCGACGCGTTTTGGTTTCCGTATAGCAAAATCTTTTGTCCGTGGCCAGTGCTTTTTTCGATTCAAGCATTTTTTTTGATGGGGCGAAATTCATCGACTTTTGCCATTTTCAACGGATCGGCATTCCACAGCAGCGCCTGGAGTTGCCGAGAGGAAAGCGCAACCCCATTGCGGCATGTGGATTGAAAATTCCAGATAAACCGCCCTCTGGATAGACGGTTATGGCACATCCAGAATCCCTGGCCATCGAAGATAAAAACCCTTATGGCCTGTCTTGATTTATTCACAAATACAAACAAGGCGCCGCTAAAAGGATCGGCCTGAAGTCTCTTACGGCAAAGCGCTGCGAGCCCGTCGATACCTTTGCGGAAATCCACCGGCTCCGCGGCCACCAGGATGCGCATCTGAGGGGTGATCTGTATCATGAGAAAAACTCACGTACCAGCTCACCGACCGCCGGCATCATCCCATTGCCCGATAAGCGTAAACTGGCCCCGTCCGGCCGGTCACAAGTCAGATGCCATTGCCCGGAAAAACAGCCGCTATCCAATTGCACAAATCCTGTGCTCGTTTTCTCCGGTGATACGCGCAGTTTCAAATCCGTATTTGAGAGTCCGAGACGTCGGCACACCTTATTTATGGAGTAGGAATGACAAAGGGCAGCAGCTGCGTGCCATAATTCGAGGGGTATGCGTTCACGCTTGGATGATCGACTGCTTCGCCATTGCTCAAACCGTTGCGCTACAGTTTCTAACGAAATGATCTCGCTGGTCGTATTTTCGTCCATTGGCCATCCTCCTTCTGGTGTTGGATGGCTCTTTACTAACCCCATTTCGCCCTTGGAAGTTAAGCACGCTTGCCGGAAGGACACTGTAGATTGAATCATCTTTATAAGGTTCGGAAGTTACATATCCCGATGCGACAATACCTCTGGGCTCAATTTTTTGTCGTAAAAGGAAGAACCTATCTCCTGGCCTCAGTTT contains:
- a CDS encoding DUF4338 domain-containing protein, with translation MNFAPSKKMLESKKALATDKRFCYTETKTRRKESEMQICGRNFSQPEIDWIVHQVISRPELTRIDLSREFCRYRHWYKPDGGLKEMSCRVAMLRLERNGLIPLPVPRKKPNPVKAVNRTPRGEPGSDIHFDAGALSLFLEPVNRKSTSFWNELIDRYHYLGYCRMGGAQMRFFVRAGDQLLALLGFSAAAWRVAPRDSFIGWSDSARRAHLHRVVDNSRFLILPWVHGKNLASRILSTAARALPDLWQERYHYRPLLLETFVETPRFNGTCYKAANWTCVGKTRGRGKYDYTNAWGKPLKTIWLYPLDRKYKETLCR
- the tnpB gene encoding IS66 family insertion sequence element accessory protein TnpB (TnpB, as the term is used for proteins encoded by IS66 family insertion elements, is considered an accessory protein, since TnpC, encoded by a neighboring gene, is a DDE family transposase.) yields the protein MIQITPQMRILVAAEPVDFRKGIDGLAALCRKRLQADPFSGALFVFVNKSRQAIRVFIFDGQGFWMCHNRLSRGRFIWNFQSTCRNGVALSSRQLQALLWNADPLKMAKVDEFRPIKKNA